In Oryza brachyantha chromosome 1, ObraRS2, whole genome shotgun sequence, the following are encoded in one genomic region:
- the LOC102712406 gene encoding beta-fructofuranosidase, insoluble isoenzyme 4 isoform X3 yields the protein MYYNGIYHEFYQYNPNGSVWGNIVWGHSVSTDLINWIRLEPAIEGNTPSDINGCWTGSATILAGDQPVIIYTGADTEKRQVQNIVLPKNWSDPYLREWTKPKNNPLIEPVGQGLNSNQFRDPTTGWIGPDGLWRIAVGAELNGYSAALLYKSKDFMQWTRVEHPLYSSNASTMWECPDFFAVLPGKNNGLDLSAAIPNGAKHVLKMSLDNCDKYMVGVYDLKHDMFVPDTILDDRRLWLRIDYGNYYASKSFFDSRKGRRIIWGWTNETDSTSDDVAKGWAGIHAIPRTIWLDGDGKRLLQWPVEEVESLRRNEVSHQEIELKKGDLFEINGTDTLQADVEIDFELAAIDAADPFDPSWLLDTEKHCREADASVHGGVGPFGLVVLASDNMDEHTTVNFRVYKSEQKYMVLMCSDLTRSSLRPGLYTPAYGGFFEYDLEKEKKISLRTLIDRSAVESFGGGGRACIMARVYPVAVVDGATHMYAFNNGSSTVKVSQLRAWSMRKAQVNVKKG from the exons ATGTACTACAACGGCATCTACCACGAATTCTACCAGTATAACCCGAATGGATCCGTTTGGGGTAACATAGTTTGGGGCCACTCAGTCTCAACAGATCTCATCAACTGGATCCGTCTTGAACCTGCAATAGAAGGAAATACTCCGAGCGACATAAACGGTTGCTGGACTGGTTCAGCCACAATCCTGGCTGGTGATCAACCAGTGATCATATATACTGGTGCCGACACGGAGAAGCGTCAGGTTCAAAACATTGTGCTGCCGAAGAATTGGTCTGACCCTTACCTGAGGGAATGGACCAAGCCAAAAAACAACCCGCTGATCGAACCAGTTGGACAGGGTTTGAACTCAAACCAATTCAGAGATCCGACAACCGGTTGGATAGGACCAGATGGGCTATGGAGGATAGCAGTTGGGGCTGAGCTGAATGGCTACAGTGCAGCACTTTTGTACAAGAGTAAAGACTTTATGCAATGGACTAGAGTAGAGCACCCATTGTATTCTTCCAACGCATCCACCATGTGGGAGTGCCCGGATTTCTTCGCTGTTTTACCTGGCAAGAACAATGGGCTGGACCTGTCTGCGGCTATCCCAAATGGCGCCAAGCATGTCCTCAAAATGAGTCTGGATAACTGTGACAAGTACATGGTTGGTGTTTATGATTTAAAACATGACATGTTTGTGCCAGATACCATCTTGGATGACAGACGGCTGTGGTTGAGGATCGATTATGGCAATTACTATGCTTCAAAGTCATTCTTCGATTCGAGAAAAGGAAGACGGATAATATGGGGCTGGACTAATGAGACAGATAGTACCTCAGATGATGTTGCAAAAGGTTGGGCTGGCATACAT GCAATCCCCAGGACAATTTGGTTAGATGGCGATGGCAAGCGGTTGCTGCAATGGCCAGTTGAAGAGGTTGAATCGCTTCGAAGAAATGAAGTCAGCCATCAAGAGATAGAGCTCAAGAAGGGGGATTTGTTTGAGATTAATGGAACTGATACTTTACAG GCAGATGTCGAGATAGATTTTGAGCTGGCAGCCATAGATGCTGCTGATCCATTTGATCCTTCCTGGCTTTTAGACACCGAGAAACATTGCCGCGAAGCAGATGCTTCAGTTCATGGTGGAGTGGGGCCATTTGGACTTGTTGTTCTTGCCTCTGATAACATGGATGAACACACTACTGTGAACTTCAGAGTTTACAAATCAGAGCAGAAGTATATGGTTCTCATGTGCTCTGATCTGACAAG GTCATCGTTGAGGCCAGGACTGTACACACCAGCATACGGAGGCTTCTTTGAATATGACCTtgaaaaggagaagaagatcTCTTTGAGAACTCTG ATTGACCGTTCTGCGGTGGAgagcttcggcggcggcggcagggccTGCATCATGGCCAGAGTCTACCCGGTGGCGGTGGTCGACGGAGCCACCCACATGTACGCCTTCAACAACGGCAGCAGCACGGTGAAGGTGTCGCAGCTCAGGGCATGGAGCATGAGGAAAGCACAGGTGAATGTCAAGAAGGGATGA
- the LOC102712127 gene encoding small nuclear ribonucleoprotein Sm D2-like → MAEEATQGKKEEEEFSTGPLSVLMMSVKNNTQVLINCRNNKKLLGRVRAFDRHCNMVLENVREMWTEVPKTGKGKKKALPVNKDRFISKMFLRGDSVIIVLRNPK, encoded by the exons ATGGCGGAGGAAGCCACT CAGgggaagaaggaggaggaggagttcagCACGGGGCCGCTGTCCGTGCTGATGATGAGCGTCAAGAACAACACCCAG GTGCTTATCAATTGCCGGAACAATAAGAAACTACTTGGTCGTGTGAGGGCATTTGATCGGCATTGCAACATGGTTCTTGAGAATGTCAGGGAGATGTGGACTGAG GTGCCAAAGACTGGCAAAGGCAAGAAGAAGGCACTTCCGGTGAACAAGGACAGGTTTATCAGCAAGATGTTCCTACGTGGGGATTCAGTCATCATTGTGCTCAGGAACCCGAAATGA